The Niastella koreensis GR20-10 genome includes a window with the following:
- the pckA gene encoding phosphoenolpyruvate carboxykinase (ATP) — MSLSTIAIPTRGLEELGLRSTNTLHYQLSAEELVHDTLRLNQGELNNTGALVVKTGEFTGRSPKDKFIVKDEITENSVHWNDFNIPLEEKYFHCIHKKILDYLNEQPEVWVRDSYACADPRYRLNIRVINDNPWANLFANNMFMRPEEEDLENFNPEWHILAAPGLHLDAKECGVRQHNAAVISFKHRTILIAGSAYTGEIKKGIFSILNYILPHDKGVLSMHCSANIGQDGDTALFFGLSGTGKTTLSADPNRKLIGDDEHGWTDNGVFNFEGGCYAKCIDLSQEKEPAIYAAIRGGALVENTNFYPATNEIDFANKTITENTRVSYPLHYICNAIEPAQGGIPENIFFLTCDAYGVLPPVSRLTPAQAMYQFISGYTAKVAGTEAGVTEPKSTFSACFGAPFLPLHPGQYAAMLGEKLRKHNVKVWLINTGWTGGAYGTGSRMKLSYTRAMISAALDGKLDSVEYEMNPVFGMAVPTSCPGVPEAILNPRNTWADKTAYDKAAESLAKQFITNFEKYASGVSPEVLAAAPKI, encoded by the coding sequence ATGTCATTATCAACTATTGCAATCCCAACGAGAGGACTTGAGGAGCTGGGGCTTCGCTCAACCAACACATTGCATTATCAGTTAAGTGCTGAAGAGTTAGTGCATGACACTTTACGATTGAACCAGGGCGAACTGAACAATACAGGCGCGCTGGTAGTAAAAACAGGAGAATTTACGGGCCGTAGTCCGAAAGACAAGTTCATTGTTAAAGATGAGATCACTGAAAATTCCGTTCACTGGAATGACTTTAACATTCCACTGGAAGAGAAATATTTTCACTGCATACACAAAAAGATCCTTGACTACCTGAACGAACAGCCCGAAGTGTGGGTGCGCGACTCCTATGCCTGCGCCGATCCGCGCTATCGCCTGAACATTCGCGTAATTAACGATAATCCCTGGGCCAACCTGTTTGCCAATAACATGTTTATGCGCCCCGAGGAAGAAGATCTGGAAAACTTCAACCCTGAATGGCATATCCTGGCAGCGCCTGGATTGCACCTCGATGCGAAGGAATGTGGCGTTCGTCAGCACAATGCAGCTGTTATCAGCTTTAAACACCGCACCATTTTAATTGCGGGCAGCGCTTATACCGGCGAGATCAAAAAAGGTATTTTCTCTATTCTCAATTATATTTTACCCCACGACAAAGGCGTATTAAGCATGCACTGCTCTGCCAACATTGGCCAGGACGGCGACACTGCGCTTTTCTTTGGTTTAAGTGGAACCGGTAAAACCACCCTGAGCGCCGATCCCAATCGTAAACTGATTGGCGATGACGAACATGGCTGGACCGACAACGGGGTATTTAATTTTGAAGGCGGTTGCTATGCCAAATGTATTGACCTGAGCCAGGAAAAAGAACCGGCTATTTATGCGGCCATCCGCGGCGGCGCGCTGGTAGAAAATACCAACTTTTACCCGGCCACCAACGAAATTGACTTTGCCAACAAGACCATCACCGAGAATACCCGGGTTTCTTACCCATTACACTACATCTGTAATGCGATTGAGCCCGCTCAAGGTGGTATACCCGAAAATATTTTCTTTTTAACCTGCGATGCCTATGGCGTGCTGCCCCCGGTATCGAGATTAACCCCTGCACAGGCCATGTACCAGTTCATTTCTGGTTATACCGCCAAGGTTGCAGGAACGGAAGCAGGCGTTACTGAACCCAAATCTACCTTCAGCGCCTGCTTTGGCGCCCCCTTCTTACCCCTGCACCCCGGCCAATACGCCGCCATGCTGGGTGAAAAGCTGAGAAAACACAATGTGAAGGTTTGGCTCATCAACACCGGCTGGACGGGCGGCGCCTATGGTACCGGCAGTCGTATGAAGCTGTCGTATACCCGCGCCATGATCAGTGCGGCACTGGATGGTAAACTCGACAGCGTGGAATATGAAATGAACCCGGTATTTGGCATGGCGGTTCCTACCAGCTGCCCGGGAGTACCCGAAGCTATTTTGAACCCACGCAATACCTGGGCCGATAAAACTGCTTACGACAAAGCAGCCGAAAGCCTGGCTAAACAGTTCATAACCAATTTTGAGAAATACGCTTCAGGGGTTTCGCCAGAAGTATTGGCGGCGGCTCCAAAAATATAA
- a CDS encoding DUF922 domain-containing protein has translation MSKAALSLLLVCIAVMQAGNLIPWSASRKLTWSDFTGNPDPHTSNAALTSSNINIEYGYDEKGFQYSITCNFDKNRSWVRIKNNEVLAHEQGHFDLAEINARRLNKLIKAYHFNAKTAKTDLNKIYGDAMKQHRLEQTQYDQETDYSRNRPRQAEWLAKIEQELKETAPYANYHH, from the coding sequence ATGAGCAAGGCAGCACTTTCATTACTCCTGGTGTGTATCGCCGTTATGCAGGCGGGCAACCTGATTCCCTGGAGCGCCTCCCGAAAACTTACCTGGAGCGATTTCACGGGCAATCCCGATCCGCATACCTCCAACGCAGCCCTTACCAGCAGCAATATCAATATTGAATATGGGTACGACGAAAAGGGATTTCAGTATTCCATTACCTGCAACTTCGATAAAAACCGGTCGTGGGTACGTATAAAGAACAATGAGGTACTGGCCCATGAACAGGGCCATTTTGATTTGGCTGAAATAAATGCCCGCAGGCTGAACAAGCTTATAAAGGCGTATCATTTCAACGCCAAAACCGCCAAAACCGATCTGAATAAAATATATGGGGATGCCATGAAACAGCACCGCCTGGAACAAACCCAGTACGACCAGGAAACCGATTACTCGCGCAACAGGCCCCGGCAGGCGGAATGGCTTGCAAAAATTGAACAGGAATTAAAGGAAACGGCGCCTTACGCCAATTATCATCATTAA
- a CDS encoding deoxynucleoside kinase: MAKAKKPKHIAIAGNIGAGKTTLTELLSKHYRWIPQFEDVDHNPYLFDFYDDMPRWSFNLQIYFLNSRLKQLNDIQRGTETIVQDRTIYEDAYIFAPNLHEMGLMSKRDFDNYFMFFETLKTMVQPPDLLIYLKASVPTLVAQIQKRGREYEENIRLDYLKRLNDFYNKWIDGYKEGPLLVIDIDKNKFPENDEHLGEIIRKIDSQLYGLF; the protein is encoded by the coding sequence ATGGCAAAAGCAAAAAAACCGAAGCATATTGCTATAGCGGGTAATATCGGTGCGGGCAAAACTACGCTCACCGAGCTCCTCAGTAAACATTATCGCTGGATACCCCAGTTTGAAGATGTAGACCATAACCCCTATCTCTTCGATTTTTATGATGATATGCCCAGGTGGAGTTTTAACCTGCAGATCTATTTCCTCAACAGCCGCCTCAAGCAACTGAACGATATTCAACGTGGTACCGAAACCATCGTACAGGACCGTACTATATACGAAGATGCTTACATTTTTGCGCCCAACCTGCATGAAATGGGGTTAATGAGTAAGCGCGATTTCGATAACTACTTCATGTTTTTTGAAACATTAAAAACAATGGTGCAACCACCCGATCTGCTTATTTACCTGAAAGCATCGGTGCCAACCCTGGTTGCGCAAATACAAAAGCGTGGCCGCGAATATGAAGAGAACATCCGGCTCGATTACCTGAAGCGCCTCAATGATTTCTACAATAAATGGATCGACGGTTATAAGGAAGGCCCGTTGTTGGTGATAGACATCGATAAAAACAAATTCCCCGAGAATGATGAACACCTGGGTGAGATCATCCGCAAGATAGATTCTCAGCTTTACGGTTTGTTTTAA
- the trpS gene encoding tryptophan--tRNA ligase: MSGIRPTGFLHLGNYFGALRNFVRMQEEYNCFFMVADLHALTTLPDTKDLKTNITRVLAEHLACGLDPNKCALYCQSHVYETSELYLYLNMIAMVGVLEKTTTFKDKIRLQPGNINAGLLTYPVLQAADILLHRAKLVPVGKDQEQHLEMARDYVNRFNHRYGGEVFPEPFAFNYGSELIKVPSLDGAGKMSKSENQYATLYLSDPDDQIRKKVMKAKTDSGPTEPNTPKPDYIENIFLLMKLVSAPDVIKKFEEDYNACTIRYGDMKKQLAEDMVRFIAPIREKAEAIQQDTDYLKKVMIQGAEKARASAQATMQLTREAIGLNYY; the protein is encoded by the coding sequence ATGAGCGGCATACGCCCAACCGGGTTTTTACACCTGGGTAATTATTTTGGGGCGTTGCGCAACTTCGTGCGGATGCAGGAAGAATACAACTGCTTTTTTATGGTGGCCGACCTGCATGCCCTTACCACCCTGCCTGATACAAAAGATTTAAAAACTAATATAACCAGGGTACTGGCCGAGCACCTGGCGTGTGGCCTCGATCCCAATAAATGTGCGCTCTACTGCCAGAGCCATGTTTATGAAACCTCCGAGCTGTACCTGTACCTGAACATGATTGCCATGGTGGGTGTACTGGAAAAGACCACCACCTTTAAAGACAAGATCCGTTTGCAGCCGGGAAATATTAATGCCGGTTTGTTGACGTATCCTGTATTACAGGCAGCCGATATTTTGTTACACCGCGCCAAGCTGGTGCCGGTAGGTAAAGACCAGGAGCAACACCTGGAAATGGCCAGAGATTATGTAAACCGGTTCAATCACCGCTACGGTGGTGAAGTATTCCCCGAGCCCTTTGCATTTAACTATGGCAGCGAACTCATAAAAGTGCCCAGTCTCGATGGCGCTGGCAAAATGAGTAAAAGCGAGAACCAATATGCCACCTTATACCTCAGCGATCCCGATGATCAGATCCGCAAAAAAGTGATGAAGGCCAAAACAGACAGCGGCCCCACAGAACCCAACACGCCTAAACCCGATTACATCGAGAACATCTTTTTGCTGATGAAGCTGGTAAGCGCGCCGGACGTTATTAAGAAGTTTGAAGAAGATTATAACGCATGTACCATCAGGTATGGTGATATGAAAAAGCAACTGGCCGAAGACATGGTACGTTTTATAGCGCCTATCCGCGAAAAAGCCGAAGCCATTCAGCAGGATACTGACTACCTGAAAAAAGTGATGATCCAGGGGGCTGAAAAGGCCCGGGCCAGCGCACAGGCAACCATGCAACTGACTCGTGAGGCCATTGGGTTGAATTATTATTAA
- the gatC gene encoding Asp-tRNA(Asn)/Glu-tRNA(Gln) amidotransferase subunit GatC, producing the protein MEVNDALVQNLANLARLQFNDQEKEIIKTDLQRMIHFVDKLNELNTEGVEPLLHMTDAINVLREDEVKGSITREEALKNAPDTDGTFFKVPKVIKKQE; encoded by the coding sequence ATGGAAGTAAATGACGCATTGGTACAGAACCTGGCTAACCTGGCCCGCCTGCAGTTCAACGATCAGGAAAAAGAAATAATCAAGACAGACCTGCAACGAATGATTCATTTTGTCGACAAACTGAATGAATTGAATACGGAAGGGGTGGAACCGCTTTTACATATGACCGATGCCATCAATGTGTTGCGTGAAGATGAGGTAAAAGGCTCCATTACCCGCGAAGAAGCACTTAAAAACGCGCCCGACACAGACGGTACGTTCTTCAAAGTGCCCAAGGTTATTAAAAAACAGGAATAA
- a CDS encoding ABC transporter ATP-binding protein — MSSIIHLEGIRKSYFMGKQELQVLKGINLDIHKNEYVALMGPSGSGKSTLMNILGCLDSPTAGQYVLNGQDVSKMADDNLADVRNKEIGFVFQQFNLLPRLTALENVALPLVYAGVGRKERTEMAMEVIKKVGLEDRSHHKPNELSGGQCQRVAIARALVNNPSLILADEPTGNLDTKTSIEIMQIFGQIQAAGNTVVLVTHEEDIANHAHRIVRLRDGLIESDKRRVAELVG, encoded by the coding sequence ATGAGTTCGATCATTCATCTGGAAGGTATTCGCAAAAGCTACTTCATGGGTAAACAGGAACTACAGGTGCTGAAGGGCATTAACCTGGATATCCATAAAAATGAATATGTAGCCCTGATGGGGCCCTCCGGTTCCGGCAAAAGTACCCTGATGAATATTCTTGGCTGCCTGGACTCCCCTACTGCCGGCCAGTATGTACTGAATGGTCAGGACGTAAGCAAAATGGCCGATGATAACCTGGCCGATGTGCGTAATAAAGAAATTGGCTTTGTGTTTCAGCAGTTCAACCTGTTGCCCCGCCTTACAGCTTTGGAAAACGTAGCCTTACCACTGGTATATGCCGGTGTTGGCCGTAAGGAACGTACAGAAATGGCCATGGAAGTAATAAAAAAAGTGGGTCTGGAAGATAGAAGCCATCACAAACCCAATGAACTATCGGGTGGTCAATGTCAGCGTGTAGCCATTGCCCGGGCGCTGGTGAATAATCCTTCGCTCATTCTGGCCGATGAACCTACCGGCAACCTGGATACCAAGACGTCTATAGAGATCATGCAGATCTTTGGCCAGATACAGGCGGCGGGCAATACCGTTGTACTGGTTACACACGAGGAAGATATTGCGAATCATGCACACCGGATTGTGCGGTTGCGCGATGGATTGATTGAGAGTGATAAAAGGCGGGTGGCTGAGTTGGTTGGTTGA